In Nocardia sputorum, a single genomic region encodes these proteins:
- a CDS encoding sensor histidine kinase → MRDAARSGSSRWALGNWDLRWKVTAVLAVPLAVAVGLGVSRISSEFAESNRLADISENVAAIPSVTALSAQTATTAGSQMISLGTNQSVVTDQNLADLDKAIANAEKAVAKLDGVPGAREAIDSMLTQAKGVRAQGKSVSTGPPADTLALIDRVRNDSVRIVETTVGQVSDTAVDAAKLRLVDSLNTRATLVSELAAFPEVLRSQQSGVQNFLIASNTERALLNVLAHRFSDGDTSIADLRAGIDTRIALLTSPQSQAGQLPVGDLKKSLTDSLAVYEHVVGKATKDIDSAMHSLVSTAQRDAWTYTAVVIATILAALLLAVFVARSMIVPLHRLRLAALRVAESDLPHEVAQLRNGASPEEVPLEPMPVRSTEEIGQLARAVDDIHGQALRLASDQAKMRSQVNDMFETLARRSKSLVDHQLTLIEAMEYDEKDPRLLENLFRLDHLAARMRRNGDNLLILAGTRQRRAKSAPVEIADVLRAAISEVEDYERVKLGATPRGSLKEPAASDLAHLFAELLDNALRASPPETDVKFTFAQAHDQGLLIEVADRGIGMPPAEMADINRRLEQTAEPGPDTARHMGLFVVGRLAERHGLTVRLRPTFDTARDPGVTVTVHVPVGLIVAGKPSAGQPVTPQPSPQAAAPQRPSAPSSMQMRAVQRTPGGNVMVTVDPGVSGPIPAASAKPTGSPSGPIPTGPGGLPQRQPGSAMSSGMRSEAQQSATSLRPASGQPAPSGPQRGKLAAANLPKRTLSPGGPPPRQPGGPTEQSGTGLPPRDPSSGELPVRQPGANGVPQPSTGLPQRQPGTNGAPSRDASNGLPQRESASGLPQRESGLGGLPQRESASGGLPSRDSGPTGLPQRQPGANGVPQRESAAGGLPQREPTSGGLPSREPTSGGLPSRESALGGLPSREPGSSGLPSREPGSTGLPQRESALGGLPQRESALGGLPQREPGSTGLPSREPGSTGLPQRESALGGLPQREPGSTGLPPRQPAPNLPQRDAAPGGLPQREPGSGFPQRDSGAHHLPQRESANGLPQRDAGSGALPAVNGLPQRDSAASGLPQRESAGGLPQREPGAVNGLPQRPPAPSSTPQRESGLTGLPQRQPGAQAPQRQPVPPGIALPQRDRGGQHAASEEQPATSPGRDPGKHSFRSNPAKTASFFQTRLQPAEEPGASMGGTPIFAEMMSAWLSDPNADRSQVAASFESPGDEGWQAARRASEAQPETKTAAGLPQRNPGGRLVPGGVSGAADRAPRRDPETIRSSLSRHQQGVRDGRAMRAMNLTGDKGDR, encoded by the coding sequence ATGCGTGACGCCGCTAGGTCCGGCAGCAGCCGCTGGGCTCTGGGCAACTGGGACCTGCGCTGGAAGGTGACGGCGGTGCTCGCCGTGCCTCTGGCGGTCGCGGTCGGGCTCGGCGTGTCCAGGATCTCGTCGGAGTTCGCGGAGTCGAACCGGCTCGCCGACATCTCGGAGAACGTCGCCGCCATTCCATCGGTCACCGCGCTCAGCGCGCAGACCGCCACCACCGCGGGCTCGCAGATGATCTCGCTGGGTACCAACCAGTCCGTGGTGACCGACCAGAACCTCGCGGATCTGGACAAGGCGATCGCCAACGCCGAGAAGGCGGTCGCCAAGCTCGACGGCGTGCCCGGCGCGCGCGAGGCCATCGACAGCATGCTCACCCAGGCCAAGGGTGTGCGCGCCCAGGGCAAATCGGTCTCGACCGGCCCGCCGGCGGACACCCTCGCGCTGATCGACCGCGTCCGCAACGACAGCGTCCGGATCGTCGAGACCACGGTCGGCCAGGTCAGCGACACCGCCGTCGACGCGGCCAAGCTGCGGCTGGTCGACTCGCTCAACACCCGCGCCACCCTGGTCAGCGAGCTCGCCGCCTTCCCCGAGGTGCTGCGCTCCCAGCAGTCCGGCGTCCAGAACTTCCTCATCGCCTCGAACACCGAGCGCGCGCTGCTCAACGTGCTCGCGCACCGCTTCTCCGACGGCGACACCTCGATCGCCGACCTGCGCGCGGGCATCGACACAAGGATCGCGCTGCTCACCAGCCCGCAGTCGCAGGCGGGCCAGCTCCCCGTCGGCGACCTGAAGAAGTCGCTGACCGACAGCCTCGCGGTCTACGAGCACGTCGTCGGCAAGGCGACCAAGGACATCGACTCCGCGATGCACTCGCTGGTGAGCACCGCCCAGCGCGACGCGTGGACCTACACCGCGGTCGTCATCGCGACCATCCTCGCCGCGCTGCTGCTCGCGGTCTTCGTGGCCCGCTCGATGATCGTGCCGCTGCACCGGCTGCGGTTGGCCGCGTTGCGCGTGGCCGAGAGCGACCTGCCGCACGAGGTCGCCCAGCTCCGCAACGGCGCGTCGCCGGAAGAGGTGCCGCTGGAGCCGATGCCGGTGCGCAGCACCGAGGAGATCGGTCAGCTGGCCCGCGCCGTCGACGACATCCACGGCCAGGCGCTGCGTCTGGCGAGTGACCAGGCGAAGATGCGTTCGCAGGTCAACGACATGTTCGAGACCCTGGCGCGGCGGTCGAAGTCGCTCGTCGACCATCAGCTCACCCTCATCGAGGCGATGGAGTACGACGAGAAGGACCCACGCCTGCTGGAGAACCTGTTCCGGCTGGACCATCTCGCCGCCCGCATGCGTCGTAACGGCGACAACCTGCTGATTCTCGCCGGTACCCGGCAGCGGCGCGCCAAGTCCGCCCCCGTCGAGATCGCCGACGTGCTGCGCGCCGCGATCTCCGAGGTCGAGGACTACGAGCGCGTGAAGCTCGGCGCCACGCCGCGCGGCTCGCTCAAGGAACCCGCCGCCTCCGACCTCGCGCACCTGTTCGCCGAGCTGCTGGACAACGCACTGCGCGCCTCGCCGCCGGAGACCGACGTCAAGTTCACCTTCGCCCAGGCGCACGATCAGGGCCTGCTCATCGAGGTGGCCGACCGCGGCATCGGTATGCCGCCCGCCGAGATGGCCGACATCAACCGCCGCTTGGAGCAGACCGCCGAGCCGGGCCCGGACACGGCCCGCCACATGGGTCTGTTCGTGGTCGGCAGGCTGGCCGAGCGGCACGGTCTCACCGTGCGGTTGCGCCCGACCTTCGACACCGCGCGCGATCCCGGCGTGACGGTGACCGTGCACGTGCCGGTCGGACTGATCGTCGCGGGCAAGCCGAGCGCGGGGCAGCCCGTCACCCCGCAGCCTTCGCCGCAGGCCGCCGCTCCACAGCGTCCGTCGGCGCCGTCGTCTATGCAGATGCGGGCCGTCCAGCGGACTCCTGGGGGCAATGTCATGGTCACTGTCGATCCCGGGGTGAGCGGTCCCATCCCGGCCGCGAGCGCCAAGCCCACCGGCTCGCCCAGCGGGCCGATCCCCACCGGCCCCGGCGGACTGCCGCAGCGGCAGCCGGGTTCGGCGATGTCGTCCGGTATGCGCTCCGAGGCGCAGCAGTCGGCGACGAGCCTGCGGCCCGCGTCGGGTCAGCCTGCGCCGAGCGGTCCGCAGCGGGGCAAGCTCGCCGCGGCCAACCTGCCCAAGCGCACCCTCAGCCCCGGCGGTCCGCCGCCGCGTCAGCCCGGTGGTCCCACCGAGCAGTCCGGTACCGGACTGCCGCCGCGGGATCCGAGCTCCGGCGAACTGCCCGTGCGTCAGCCGGGCGCCAACGGTGTGCCGCAGCCGAGCACCGGCCTTCCGCAGCGCCAGCCCGGCACCAATGGAGCGCCGTCGCGGGACGCGTCGAACGGCCTGCCGCAGCGGGAGTCGGCGAGCGGTCTGCCGCAGCGTGAGTCCGGTTTGGGTGGTCTTCCGCAGCGCGAGTCCGCCTCTGGGGGCCTGCCGTCGCGTGATTCGGGTCCCACCGGCCTACCCCAGCGGCAGCCGGGTGCGAACGGTGTGCCGCAGCGTGAGTCGGCGGCAGGCGGTCTGCCGCAACGTGAGCCGACCTCGGGTGGTCTGCCGTCACGGGAGCCCACCTCGGGTGGACTCCCGTCGCGCGAGTCGGCGTTGGGCGGTCTGCCGTCGCGTGAGCCGGGTTCGAGTGGTTTGCCGTCGCGTGAGCCGGGTTCCACTGGTCTGCCGCAACGTGAGTCGGCGTTGGGCGGTCTGCCGCAGCGTGAGTCGGCGTTGGGTGGTTTGCCGCAGCGTGAGCCGGGCTCGACTGGTTTGCCGTCGCGTGAGCCGGGTTCCACCGGTCTGCCGCAGCGTGAGTCCGCGTTGGGTGGTTTGCCGCAGCGTGAGCCGGGCTCGACCGGTTTGCCGCCGCGGCAGCCGGCGCCGAACCTCCCGCAACGCGACGCCGCACCAGGTGGTCTGCCGCAGCGTGAACCGGGTAGCGGTTTCCCGCAGCGGGATTCCGGCGCGCACCATCTTCCGCAGCGTGAGTCCGCGAACGGCTTGCCGCAGCGTGACGCGGGCTCCGGCGCGCTGCCCGCCGTCAACGGCCTGCCGCAGCGGGACTCGGCCGCGAGCGGCCTGCCGCAGCGTGAGTCGGCGGGTGGCTTGCCGCAGCGCGAGCCAGGCGCGGTGAACGGTCTGCCGCAGCGTCCGCCCGCACCGTCGAGTACACCGCAGCGCGAGAGCGGTCTGACCGGTCTGCCGCAGCGGCAGCCGGGCGCCCAAGCACCGCAGCGCCAGCCGGTGCCACCGGGCATCGCGCTGCCGCAGCGTGATCGCGGCGGCCAGCATGCCGCGAGCGAAGAGCAGCCCGCCACGTCGCCGGGCCGAGATCCCGGTAAGCACAGCTTCCGGTCCAACCCGGCCAAGACGGCCTCGTTCTTCCAGACCAGGCTGCAGCCGGCGGAGGAGCCGGGTGCGTCGATGGGCGGAACGCCGATCTTCGCCGAGATGATGTCGGCGTGGCTGTCGGATCCCAACGCGGATAGGTCACAGGTGGCCGCTTCCTTCGAATCGCCGGGTGACGAAGGTTGGCAAGCGGCTCGCCGCGCCAGCGAGGCCCAGCCCGAGACGAAAACGGCGGCCGGCTTGCCGCAACGCAATCCGGGCGGAAGGCTTGTCCCCGGCGGCGTCAGCGGTGCGGCGGATCGGGCGCCGCGCCGTGACCCAGAAACGATCAGGTCCAGCTTGAGTCGTCACCAGCAGGGCGTCCGGGATGGCCGCGCAATGAGAGCAATGAACCTAACCGGAGATAAAGGAGACCGATGA
- a CDS encoding roadblock/LC7 domain-containing protein: MNPDLGGTNRQLDWLVSNFANEVPGVAHAVLVSADGLLMAASAQLPVDRAEQLSAVTAGLASLSVGVSNLFEGGTVLQSVVEMEHGYLLLMAVGDGSYLAVLTNTSCDIGQVGYEMALLVERVGQTVQATPRVTMGS, encoded by the coding sequence ATGAACCCCGATCTAGGTGGTACGAATCGTCAGCTGGATTGGCTGGTTTCGAACTTTGCCAACGAGGTTCCTGGCGTAGCCCATGCCGTCCTGGTCTCGGCGGACGGCCTACTCATGGCCGCGAGTGCCCAGCTGCCCGTCGACCGCGCCGAGCAGCTCTCGGCCGTCACGGCCGGTCTGGCGAGCCTGTCAGTCGGCGTCTCGAACCTGTTCGAGGGTGGCACCGTGCTGCAGTCCGTCGTCGAGATGGAGCACGGTTACCTGCTACTCATGGCTGTCGGCGACGGTTCCTATCTCGCGGTGCTGACCAACACTTCGTGTGATATCGGTCAGGTCGGTTACGAGATGGCTCTGTTGGTCGAGCGGGTTGGCCAGACTGTTCAGGCCACACCACGCGTCACGATGGGTTCCTGA
- a CDS encoding DUF742 domain-containing protein, giving the protein MDIEDHRVGSAEPSLVRPYSLTAGRTRPAVELALEALVASHPVALERQFELTNIETSIVELCRESPSVAEVAARLGIPIGVARVLVADLIEAGHVRVSATLKDDSSDDERRELIERVLSGLRRI; this is encoded by the coding sequence ATGGACATAGAAGATCACCGCGTGGGGAGCGCCGAGCCGAGCCTCGTTCGCCCATACTCGCTGACCGCAGGCCGGACCAGGCCCGCGGTCGAGTTGGCGTTGGAGGCTCTCGTCGCATCGCATCCGGTCGCCCTGGAGCGGCAGTTCGAACTGACCAACATCGAGACGTCAATCGTGGAGTTGTGCAGAGAATCGCCGTCCGTTGCCGAGGTAGCAGCTCGATTGGGTATCCCGATCGGGGTGGCCCGTGTGCTCGTGGCCGATTTGATCGAGGCCGGGCACGTGCGCGTATCGGCGACTTTGAAAGACGATTCCAGCGACGATGAACGTCGCGAGCTGATCGAAAGGGTTCTCAGTGGACTCCGGCGTATTTGA
- a CDS encoding GTP-binding protein, producing MDSGVFDSTAQVDTRTSKPTSAKIVVAGGFGVGKTTLVGAVSEIVPLRTEALVTNASAGIDNLTGIPMKSTTTVAMDFGRISLADDLVLYLFGTPGQYRFWFMWDDLIRGAIGAVVLVDTRRLEDSFAAVDYFEARGLPFLVALNEFDDAPRYPIEDIRQALAVPADVPILSIDARRREPAKQALVALTEYALRKVMQGY from the coding sequence GTGGACTCCGGCGTATTTGATTCGACGGCGCAGGTCGACACTCGTACCAGCAAGCCAACATCGGCGAAGATCGTGGTCGCCGGTGGCTTCGGCGTCGGGAAGACCACGTTGGTCGGTGCTGTCTCGGAGATCGTTCCGCTGCGCACCGAGGCATTGGTGACCAATGCCAGCGCCGGGATCGACAACCTGACCGGCATTCCGATGAAGTCGACCACCACCGTGGCGATGGACTTCGGCCGGATCAGTCTCGCCGACGATCTGGTGTTGTATCTGTTCGGCACGCCTGGCCAGTATCGGTTCTGGTTCATGTGGGACGACCTGATCCGTGGCGCCATCGGTGCCGTCGTCCTGGTCGACACCCGCAGGCTGGAGGACAGCTTCGCGGCCGTCGACTACTTCGAAGCGCGCGGCCTGCCGTTCCTGGTGGCGCTCAACGAATTCGATGACGCGCCGCGGTACCCGATCGAGGACATCCGGCAGGCACTCGCCGTGCCCGCCGATGTGCCGATCCTGTCCATCGATGCTCGTCGTCGTGAGCCGGCCAAGCAGGCGCTGGTCGCGCTCACCGAGTACGCGCTGCGCAAGGTGATGCAGGGCTACTGA
- a CDS encoding carboxyl transferase domain-containing protein, with translation MRTSARELLEQLLDTDSFVSWDRPPVTVAASPQYRDALRKAAVAAGTDESVLTGEGLLRGRRVAVIACEFGFLAGSVGVAAAERIVSAVERATELGLPLVASPTSGGTRMQEGTVAFVQMVKIAGAVAAHKSAGHPYVVYLRNPTMGGVFASWGSLGHITFAEPGALIGFLGPRVYQALYGRPFPEGVQTAENLYRRGVIDGVLTIPVFRRIAHRALSVFSGVEFPDNVAVQRNYERIAVPRKSTVVDHAPDANVAGAEGNQLDDARIADQGNRVWQSVLISRRPQRPGIRELLRHVTQRVPLSGTGQGESDRTAVLALGRFRGQPCVVFGHDRRGQQGENTMGPAALREARRSMALAQELRLPLVLVIDTVGAALSKEAEERGLAPEIARCIADLVTLDTPTVSVLLGQGTGGGALALLPADRVLAATHAWLAPLPPEGASAIVFRDTDHAAELAAAQRISAADLLADGVVDRIVPELPDAAEEPVDFARRMVAAIAHELAALRARPDAELRAARQARYRRLGLPG, from the coding sequence GTGCGTACTTCGGCGCGTGAGTTGCTCGAGCAACTGCTCGACACGGACTCGTTCGTCAGCTGGGACCGGCCACCGGTGACGGTGGCCGCCTCCCCGCAGTACCGCGATGCGCTGCGGAAGGCGGCGGTCGCGGCAGGCACCGACGAATCGGTCCTGACCGGCGAAGGGTTGCTGCGTGGTCGGCGCGTGGCCGTGATCGCCTGTGAATTCGGTTTTCTGGCCGGCTCGGTCGGCGTGGCGGCGGCGGAACGGATCGTCTCGGCGGTGGAGCGCGCCACCGAGCTCGGGCTGCCTCTGGTCGCCTCGCCGACCTCCGGCGGGACCAGGATGCAGGAGGGCACCGTCGCCTTCGTGCAGATGGTGAAGATCGCGGGCGCGGTGGCGGCGCACAAGTCGGCGGGGCATCCCTACGTCGTCTACCTCCGCAACCCCACGATGGGCGGAGTCTTCGCGTCGTGGGGGTCATTGGGCCACATCACTTTCGCCGAACCCGGGGCGCTCATCGGATTTCTCGGCCCACGGGTCTATCAGGCCCTGTACGGCAGGCCTTTCCCAGAAGGTGTGCAGACGGCGGAAAACCTGTATCGGCGTGGCGTTATCGACGGTGTTCTCACGATCCCGGTCTTCCGCCGAATCGCCCATCGCGCGTTGAGTGTGTTCAGCGGCGTCGAATTTCCCGACAATGTTGCGGTACAGCGGAATTACGAGCGGATCGCGGTGCCGCGAAAGTCGACGGTTGTGGATCACGCCCCGGACGCGAATGTCGCTGGAGCAGAAGGAAACCAGCTCGACGACGCGCGGATCGCCGACCAAGGCAATCGGGTGTGGCAGTCGGTTCTGATCTCGCGCCGCCCGCAGCGTCCCGGCATCCGAGAACTATTACGTCATGTGACACAACGGGTTCCGCTCAGTGGCACCGGCCAGGGCGAGTCCGATCGCACTGCCGTGCTCGCCCTCGGCCGTTTCCGTGGGCAGCCGTGCGTGGTGTTCGGGCACGACCGGCGTGGCCAACAGGGCGAGAACACCATGGGCCCGGCCGCGCTGCGGGAGGCGCGGCGCAGTATGGCGCTTGCTCAGGAGTTGCGGCTGCCGCTGGTGTTGGTCATCGACACGGTGGGCGCTGCGCTGTCGAAGGAAGCCGAGGAGCGCGGGCTGGCGCCCGAGATCGCCCGCTGCATTGCGGACCTGGTGACGCTGGACACCCCGACCGTCTCCGTGCTGCTCGGCCAGGGCACCGGCGGTGGCGCGCTGGCGCTGCTGCCCGCCGACCGGGTGCTCGCCGCCACGCACGCGTGGCTGGCCCCGCTGCCGCCGGAGGGCGCGAGCGCCATCGTCTTCCGCGACACCGACCATGCGGCGGAACTCGCTGCGGCACAAAGGATCAGCGCCGCCGACCTGCTGGCCGACGGTGTCGTCGACCGGATCGTGCCGGAGTTGCCCGACGCGGCGGAGGAGCCGGTGGACTTCGCCCGCCGCATGGTCGCCGCGATCGCGCACGAACTGGCGGCATTGCGCGCCCGGCCGGACGCGGAGTTGCGCGCGGCGCGACAGGCGCGCTACCGGCGGCTCGGCTTGCCCGGCTGA
- a CDS encoding aldo/keto reductase, which produces MTFKSETSTVPSIVLNDGNVIPQLGFGVFQVPAEDVFPVVTTALEVGYRSIDTAAIYGNEEGTGRAIRESGLPRDEIYVTTKLWNSDQGYDSTLRAFDASMQRLGLDYLDLYLIHWPVAAADRFVDTFRAFQALKSQGRVRSIGVSNFTVAHLQRLIAETGEIPAVNQIELHPRLAQRELREFHAANAIATEAWSPLGQGTLLDESAVTAVAAEVGRTPAQVIIRWHLQLGNVVIPKSVTPSRIAENFDVFGFELTAAQMDAITALDTGSRTGGDPDTFTMGLID; this is translated from the coding sequence GTGACCTTCAAAAGCGAGACCAGCACCGTTCCCTCGATCGTGCTGAACGACGGGAACGTGATCCCGCAGCTCGGCTTCGGCGTTTTCCAGGTACCCGCCGAGGACGTCTTCCCGGTCGTCACCACCGCGCTCGAGGTTGGCTACCGCAGCATCGACACCGCGGCGATCTACGGAAACGAAGAGGGCACCGGCCGCGCGATCCGGGAATCCGGCCTGCCCCGTGACGAGATCTACGTCACCACCAAGCTGTGGAACTCCGATCAGGGCTACGACTCCACGCTGCGCGCGTTCGACGCCAGCATGCAGCGGCTCGGCCTGGACTACCTCGACCTCTACCTCATCCACTGGCCGGTGGCCGCGGCCGACCGCTTCGTGGACACCTTCCGCGCTTTCCAGGCGCTGAAGTCGCAGGGCCGGGTGCGCTCGATCGGGGTCTCGAACTTCACAGTCGCGCATCTCCAGCGGCTCATCGCCGAGACCGGCGAGATCCCGGCGGTGAACCAGATCGAGCTGCACCCGAGGCTGGCGCAACGCGAGCTGCGCGAATTCCACGCCGCCAACGCGATCGCCACCGAGGCGTGGAGTCCGCTCGGGCAGGGCACGCTGCTCGACGAAAGCGCCGTCACCGCGGTGGCCGCCGAGGTCGGTCGCACTCCGGCGCAGGTGATCATTCGCTGGCACCTGCAACTGGGCAACGTGGTCATCCCGAAGTCGGTCACGCCGTCGCGGATCGCGGAGAACTTCGACGTGTTCGGTTTCGAGCTGACCGCGGCGCAGATGGACGCGATCACCGCGCTGGACACCGGTTCGCGCACCGGCGGTGATCCGGACACGTTCACCATGGGCCTGATCGACTGA
- a CDS encoding NAD(P)-binding domain-containing protein — translation MPTDFDILVIGAGQAGLSAGYHLQRLGLRPERHFLLVDRSPGPGGAWQFRWPSLTLDTVNRVHDLPGMSFAETLPPGSSSAPAASAVPHYYELYEKRFDLRVRRQVSVTVVCDRSEDGAPAARGAVLNAETDVAGPIRVRGLINCTGTWEHPFVPHYPGAQTFAGRQLHTRDYRSAEEFAGEHVVVVGGGISAVQLLDEISQVTTTTWVTRTPPRFREGAFTEEDGRVAVAMVEDRVRRGLPPGSVVSVTGLPLDDRLRAARARGVLTRLPMFERIEPGGVRWADGTFQRADVILWATGFRSALDHLAPLRLRGPGGGVTMSGRLATQVAADPRIHLIGYGPSASTVGANRAGRAAALELTEHLGLR, via the coding sequence GTGCCGACCGACTTCGACATCCTGGTGATCGGCGCTGGTCAGGCGGGACTGTCGGCCGGTTATCACCTCCAACGCCTCGGGTTGCGCCCGGAGCGGCACTTCCTGCTGGTCGACCGGTCGCCCGGTCCCGGCGGCGCGTGGCAGTTCCGCTGGCCCTCCCTCACCCTCGACACGGTCAACCGAGTGCACGATCTGCCCGGTATGTCGTTCGCGGAGACATTGCCGCCGGGTTCGTCGTCCGCGCCGGCGGCCTCGGCTGTGCCGCACTACTACGAGCTGTACGAGAAGCGGTTCGACCTGCGGGTCCGCCGACAGGTCTCGGTCACCGTGGTCTGTGACCGCTCCGAGGACGGCGCTCCCGCCGCACGCGGCGCGGTGCTCAACGCGGAGACCGACGTGGCGGGCCCGATCCGGGTACGCGGCCTGATCAACTGCACCGGTACCTGGGAGCATCCGTTCGTTCCGCACTATCCCGGAGCGCAGACCTTCGCGGGCCGCCAGTTGCACACTCGCGACTACCGCAGTGCCGAGGAGTTCGCGGGCGAGCACGTCGTGGTGGTCGGCGGCGGCATCTCGGCGGTCCAGCTGCTCGACGAGATCTCCCAGGTCACCACCACGACCTGGGTCACCCGGACGCCGCCGCGCTTCCGCGAAGGCGCCTTCACCGAGGAGGACGGGCGAGTCGCGGTCGCGATGGTCGAGGACCGGGTGCGGCGCGGGTTGCCGCCGGGATCGGTGGTCTCGGTCACCGGTCTTCCGCTCGACGACCGGTTACGCGCGGCGCGAGCCCGCGGCGTGCTGACCCGTCTGCCGATGTTCGAGCGCATCGAGCCCGGCGGCGTTCGCTGGGCCGACGGGACCTTCCAGCGGGCGGACGTGATCCTGTGGGCCACGGGGTTCCGCAGCGCATTGGACCACCTGGCGCCACTGCGATTGCGCGGGCCCGGCGGCGGCGTCACCATGTCGGGACGACTGGCCACCCAGGTGGCCGCCGATCCGCGCATCCATCTGATCGGCTACGGGCCGTCGGCCAGCACGGTCGGCGCCAATCGCGCGGGACGCGCCGCGGCGCTCGAGCTCACCGAACATCTCGGACTGCGCTGA
- a CDS encoding enoyl-CoA hydratase, with the protein MLGVSRDGDVVTIELQREERRNALNHELVTLLREAVLAAVADQARVIVLTGHGTVFSAGADLSGVYSDDFLSGLLETLHTIESAPIPVISAINGAAIGAGVQLALASDLRVIAPEAYIAVPAAKLGITVDRWTVRRLAALIGGGPARTVLLGAEQIPAEDAYTFGFANRIGTVADAQAWAKQIAALAPLSLRYMKLVLNDDGTRDPETAQQRAALEAAWTSEDAKEGRLARQEKRPAKFVGR; encoded by the coding sequence ATGCTCGGTGTCAGCCGGGACGGTGACGTGGTCACCATCGAACTTCAGCGGGAAGAGCGCCGCAACGCGCTCAACCACGAACTCGTGACACTGCTGCGCGAGGCCGTGCTCGCCGCTGTCGCCGACCAGGCGCGCGTCATCGTCTTGACCGGGCACGGCACGGTGTTCAGTGCGGGCGCCGATCTGTCCGGGGTGTACTCCGACGATTTCCTGTCCGGATTGCTGGAAACGCTGCACACGATCGAATCGGCGCCGATCCCGGTGATTTCGGCGATCAACGGCGCCGCGATCGGGGCGGGCGTGCAGCTGGCGCTCGCTTCGGATCTGCGGGTGATCGCACCGGAGGCGTACATCGCGGTGCCGGCGGCGAAACTGGGCATCACCGTGGATCGCTGGACCGTGCGCAGGCTGGCCGCCCTGATCGGCGGCGGCCCGGCGCGCACGGTGTTGCTGGGCGCCGAGCAGATCCCGGCCGAGGACGCCTACACCTTCGGGTTCGCCAACCGGATCGGCACGGTGGCCGACGCGCAGGCCTGGGCCAAGCAGATCGCGGCATTGGCCCCGTTGTCCCTGCGGTACATGAAGCTGGTGCTCAATGATGACGGAACGCGCGATCCGGAGACCGCGCAGCAGCGCGCCGCACTGGAGGCCGCGTGGACGAGCGAGGATGCCAAGGAGGGTCGTTTGGCCAGACAGGAAAAGCGCCCGGCGAAGTTTGTGGGGCGATGA
- a CDS encoding MBL fold metallo-hydrolase: protein MDIRRVAGAAAGALGLTWLARAVWDIPSAMGASISAIQPYAVGAATYRDRQFHNTEPSSQVVAGSTPSLLVSALTRRNAGRPRGPVPLRTPRQPAEAAALAVTWYGHATALVEVDGYRILTDPVWSERVSPSPLVGPARMHPVPQPLADLPPIDAVIISHDHYDHLDKETVRELVARQDAPFLVPIGIGAHLRHWGVPDERIIELDWGGSVSLSDLGRGRDGADLVLTCTEARHFSGRGLLRNTTLWASWSIVGPTRRVYFGGDTGFTKAFAEAGAALGPFDLTLLPIGAYDERWPDVHMNPEEAVRAHADLCGGNPGHGLLVPIHWATFNLAFHGWSEPVARMVAAARAAGTSVAVPMPGERVDPSSAPPADSWWENIG, encoded by the coding sequence ATGGACATCAGACGCGTCGCGGGCGCCGCGGCGGGCGCGCTCGGCCTCACCTGGCTGGCTCGGGCGGTGTGGGACATCCCGTCGGCGATGGGCGCCTCGATCTCGGCCATCCAGCCGTACGCGGTGGGCGCGGCCACCTATCGCGACCGCCAGTTCCACAATACCGAGCCCAGTAGCCAGGTGGTGGCGGGTTCGACTCCCTCGCTGCTGGTCTCGGCGCTGACCCGGCGCAACGCGGGCAGACCGCGCGGCCCCGTCCCACTGCGGACCCCGCGGCAGCCGGCCGAGGCGGCCGCGCTGGCCGTCACCTGGTACGGCCACGCCACGGCACTGGTCGAGGTCGACGGGTACCGGATTCTCACCGATCCAGTGTGGAGCGAGCGGGTTTCGCCGTCGCCGCTGGTCGGACCCGCGCGCATGCATCCGGTGCCGCAGCCGCTGGCCGATCTGCCTCCGATCGACGCGGTGATCATCTCGCATGACCATTACGACCACCTGGACAAGGAGACCGTCCGGGAATTGGTGGCACGCCAGGACGCGCCGTTCCTCGTTCCGATCGGCATCGGCGCCCACTTGCGGCACTGGGGTGTCCCGGACGAACGCATCATCGAATTGGACTGGGGCGGTTCGGTGTCGCTCAGCGACCTCGGCCGGGGCCGCGACGGCGCCGATCTGGTGCTCACCTGCACGGAGGCTCGGCACTTCTCCGGACGCGGCTTGCTGCGCAACACCACGCTGTGGGCCTCGTGGTCGATCGTCGGGCCGACCCGGCGGGTGTACTTCGGCGGCGACACCGGCTTCACGAAGGCGTTCGCCGAGGCCGGCGCGGCGCTCGGCCCGTTCGATCTGACGCTGCTGCCGATCGGCGCCTACGACGAGCGCTGGCCGGATGTGCATATGAACCCCGAGGAGGCGGTCCGGGCACACGCCGACCTGTGCGGTGGGAATCCCGGTCACGGACTGTTGGTGCCGATTCACTGGGCCACCTTCAATCTCGCCTTCCACGGCTGGTCGGAGCCGGTCGCGCGGATGGTGGCCGCGGCGCGAGCGGCGGGCACGAGTGTCGCGGTGCCGATGCCCGGCGAGCGTGTGGACCCGTCGAGCGCCCCACCTGCGGATTCTTGGTGGGAGAATATCGGGTGA